A genome region from Arachis duranensis cultivar V14167 chromosome 6, aradu.V14167.gnm2.J7QH, whole genome shotgun sequence includes the following:
- the LOC107495116 gene encoding protein MAIN-LIKE 1-like yields MEDEDRLYRLNGVAHVVGYIDAEPAKWRPETHTFHMPFGECSITLQDVAYQLGLPIDGEPVSGCLTEFENLMEQGRPAWVWFRELFGELPPQNKVKQMTVCYTWFHERFRVLPADATDETVRIYARAYIMMLLSSQLFAEKNAKRIHLRWLPYLASLDDLGRYSWGSAALAWLYRCLCRGTNKNIVNLAGPLQLLQSWIFWRFPTLRPSGFDVFGFPLASRWTTFLPRNDHGDQRLVSARLSLDRLRVHDTSSLDEST; encoded by the exons ATGGAAGATGAAGATCGCTTGTACCGACTAAATGGCGTCGCTCACGTGGTTGGATACATCGACGCCGAg CCTGCTAAG TGGCGTCCTGAGACGCACACCTTCCATATGCCCTTTGGTGAGTGCAGTATTACTTTGCAAGATGTGGCATATCAACTGGGTTTGCCAATCGATGGTGAGCCCGTCAGCGGGTGCCTGACTGAGTTTGAGAATCTGATGGAGCAGGGTAGACCAGCATGGGTATGGTTCCGCGAGTTGTTTGGGGAGTTACCTCCACAGAATAAAGTCAAGCAGATGACAGTGTGCTACACATGGTTCCATGAGAGGTTCCGGGTTCTCCCAGCAGATGCTACTGATGAGACCGTGCGTATATACGCACGTGCTTATATTATGATGCTATTGTCGTCTCAGCTGTTTGCAGAGAAAAATGCAAAACGGATCCACCTTCGTTGGTTGCCTTATTTGGCATCGTTGGACGACTTGGGCAGATATAGCTGGGGTTCGGCTGCACTGGCCTGGTTGTATAGATGTCTTTGTCGTGGGACGAACAAAAACATTGTTAACTTGGCCGGGCCGCTACAGCTTCTACAgtcttggattttctggaggttTCCCACGTTGAGGCCTAGTGGGTTTGATGTATTCGGGTTTCCTCTTGCCTCCAG GTGGACTACGTTTCTGCCGAGGAACGATCATGGGGATCAAAGATTAGTGTCTGCACGCCTTTCCTTGGATCGATTGCGTGTCCACGAT